Proteins encoded together in one Lathyrus oleraceus cultivar Zhongwan6 chromosome 5, CAAS_Psat_ZW6_1.0, whole genome shotgun sequence window:
- the LOC127084875 gene encoding probable galacturonosyltransferase-like 1 translates to MQKPKHSFLILFFCFLPCLSFSSTTVITHQFKEAPEFYNSPECPSITDASNSKPTVQVAMTLDTTYIRGSMAAILSILQHSSCPQNIFFHFVCSSNASNLNATISTSFPYLKFHLYTFDDTTVSGLISTSIRSALDCPLNYARTYLPNLLPLSVTRVVYLDSDLILVDDIAKLAQTPLGEDSVLAAPEYCNANFTSYFTPSFWSNPSLSLTFANRKPCYFNTGVMVIDLERWREGDYTSKIEDWMELQKRMRIYELGSLPPFLLVFAGSIASVDHRWNQHGLGGDNFRGLCRNLHPGPVSLLHWSGKGKPWVRLDANRPCPLDALWAPYDLLQTPFSLDS, encoded by the coding sequence ATGCAAAAACCAAAACATTCATTTCTCATCCTCTTCTTCTGTTTCTTACCTTGTTTATCATTCTCTTCTACTACTGTTATAACCCATCAATTCAAAGAAGCACCAGAATTTTACAATTCCCCAGAATGCCCCTCCATTACCGACGCTTCAAATTCAAAACCAACCGTCCAAGTCGCAATGACACTCGACACAACATACATCCGAGGTTCCATGGCAGCAATCTTATCAATCCTCCAACACTCTTCATGTCCACAGAACATCTTCTTCCACTTCGTTTGTTCCTCTAACGCCTCCAATCTAAACGCCACAATCTCAACCTCTTTCCCATATCTCAAATTCCATCTCTACACCTTCGACGACACCACCGTCTCTGGCCTCATCTCAACTTCAATCCGTTCAGCTCTCGATTGTCCTCTCAACTACGCTCGTACCTACCTACCAAATCTCCTACCACTTTCCGTTACCCGCGTCGTCTATCTCGATTCCGACCTTATTCTCGTCGACGACATTGCAAAACTAGCACAAACACCGTTAGGAGAAGACTCTGTTTTAGCAGCACCGGAATACTGCAACGCGAATTTCACATCCTATTTCACTCCATCGTTCTGGTCTAACCCTTCTCTGTCTCTAACGTTTGCTAACAGAAAGCCTTGTTATTTCAACACGGGTGTGATGGTGATTGATCTAGAAAGATGGAGAGAAGGGGATTATACTTCAAAGATCGAGGACTGGATGGAGTTGCAGAAGAGAATGAGAATCTATGAACTGGGTTCTTTGCCTCCTTTTTTGCTTGTTTTCGCTGGGAGTATTGCTTCGGTGGATCATAGATGGAATCAACATGGACTTGGAGGAGATAACTTTCGTGGTCTTTGTAGAAATCTTCATCCTGGTCCAGTGAGTTTGTTGCattggagtggaaaaggtaaaCCTTGGGTTAGATTAGATGCTAATAGACCTTGTCCTTTGGATGCACTATGGGCACCCTATGATCTGTTACAAACTCCATTTTCTCTTGATTCTTGA